Proteins encoded in a region of the Canis lupus dingo isolate Sandy chromosome 17, ASM325472v2, whole genome shotgun sequence genome:
- the NOTO gene encoding homeobox protein notochord — protein sequence MPSPAPRARRPPAPPGARDQPPRSGGSRAPRPPALPRRPPGPGTPRAPGRLDSSFSVEAILARPARRAPAAPRPGPAPSGLPATWLPAYLSAGLLQPRPQPPRPGLRLAPCCGLRGLGVTGLELAHCSGFWGTPDWAAAEELQDTERPQKRVRTIFNLKQLEELENVFTKQHNLVGKKRAQLAARLNLTENQVRIWFQNRRVKYQKQQRLKLPAVSAVAAPQDEPSSSSDNSIQREDTESGVDS from the exons ATGCCCAGCCCCGCGCCGCGAGCCCGCCGGCCGCCCGCTCCCCCCGGCGCTCGGGACCAGCCCCCGCGCTCAGGCGGCTCCCgcgcgccccggccgcccgcgcTCCCGCGccgccccccaggcccaggcACTCCGCGGGCTCCCGGGCGCCTGGACTCGTCCTTCTCCGTCGAGGCCATCCTGGCCaggcccgcccgccgcgcgcccgccgccccgcggcccggccccgcgccctccGGGCTTCCCGCGACGTGGCTGCCCGCCTACCTGAGCGCGGGTCTCCTCCAGCCTCGCCCCCAGCCGCCCCGGCCCGGGCTCCGCCTCGCTCCCTGCTGCGGCCTTCGGGGCCTCGGCGTCACAG GCTTAGAGCTGGCTCACTGCTCAGGCTTCTGGGGTACCCCAGACTGGGCTGCAGCAGAGGAACTTCAGGACACTGAGAGACCCCAAAAGAGGGTTCGGACTATTTTTAACTTGAAGCAGCTGGAAGAGTTGGAGAACGTCTTTACAAAGCAGCACAATCTTGTGGGGAAGAAGAGAGCTCAGCTAGCAGCCCGGCTCAACCTTACAGAGAATCAG GTGAGAATCTGGTTCCAAAACCGCAGGGTCAAGTATCAGAAGCAGCAAAGGCTGAAGCTGCCAGCTGTATCTGCCGTGGCTGCCCCCCAGGATGAGCCCTCCAGCAGCTCTGATAACAGCATACAGAGAGAAGACACTGAGTCAGGAGTGGACAGCTGA